CTTAACGCCAGTCGTCTTCATCACCGATTGAAATGGATAGATGAAACATTGGAGCTTTTTACCTAATTTACTACATTTTTCTCCTAGTTAATATGTTCACTTTTGCCTCGTTATCCAACAATTCTTAAGTTTTTCCTTAGaagatataatatatggagtgcttgttcctttacctaatacattgtaacgccatatgcatggataggggtcgctgccttcgtttttcaatgAGAGTCCGGTTCCGAAGCTGTAAAttaacacgcttgttgatgacagccatcaaatgaaaataaaatggagtcatgcactcatcgaaaaacttaaagaaactacagccctctataaaagcttcaaggAACTAACcacacaagcactccatatattatatcctctaagagtTTTTCTTACAACCACTTCGACCTATCAACTTTGACCAGCAGTTCTGCAGAATCTGCATTATAGTAGCCACTGTTAACTCctaaatttttatagaaaattgcaataacaacacttttttgtttttttagtttacaGATCTAACAACACCATTGGATGTGAACTCCTCGAATCATTACTTCAGTTCAATTACAGAAGGATTTTCATCACCACAACCATTCTTATCAGCTGttcaacaacaccaacaacaacaaccaacagCAGAACCAACTCAAACTCAAAATCAATCTTTACTAAGCTTACATAACAATCTACTTCCCTTTGTACAAATTCACACCACAAATGCCcaaccaacaaataataatttcggAAATATATTCCGCCGCCAGCAGAACCATGAAGAAATCAAATCCGAAGAACCCATTAAATCAGAACAATCCGATGCTTCGGCTGCAATTACTGCTAGTCAACAACAAAATCCTACCAACATTAGTACACCTCCTGATTGTCAGGCTAATAGTACTGGGAACGTGACACCACCATCATCTGCTAATAATCCGGTCccaaatcaacaacaacaacaacaaacacaatCTACTCCACAATTAACCTCTGCCATTTCGATACAAAGATGCACTCAGTGTCCCTATTTGTGTCTGCAGGCAGAATCTTTAGAAAAGCATGTTGCTTCGGTGCATTTTCGAAACAACGACGAATCACCCCAATCGGAAtgtcaaaataagaaaatcacctgCCCAGGTTGTGATAATATATtctatgccaaggaatcattaGAAGTTCATCTCATCAGTGACCATTTGATGTGTAAAAATGAAGCTAAACAATTGCTTCCAGATTTATCATCAGAAGAGCAACCAAGAAAAAGTAGAatctatttgaaaaatgtcgaattccttCGAGAACCACAACGACAACAAGAATCGATTTTAAGTCTTGACGATCAGGGCTTTTgtaatgcatttcaaaatggcaATGATACGAATTTGTTAAACTTGATGTGTGACGGTAATGATGTGATCCCCATCGTCGCCGAAAATCCTATTCCTATATCAATATCAGAAACACAAACTGATAAACAAAAGATTTCCATTAAAAGTGTCGATGTCCTCCGGGAACCGGCACTGATGCGCAAAGATGAACTAAATAATTTCGATTTCTTGCCTCCAGCATCAAATAATGATGATAATCATAGTGATATACTCTGTTTGGATGATGGTGGTATCAATCGCTATCCTAGCTTTATTCCATCACAATCTGAGCTTGACGATCTCTGCCAagaacagcagcagcaacaaccacaacaacaactgCAGCTTCAAGGAGAACAAATACTCCTCAATCAGGAAAGTCATCAACCTTTGGATAAACCCCGCCGACctaaaatttacataaaaaacgtAGACATTCTGAAGGAACCGATATTTCTACCTCCAAACAATTTAACCAACGTTTTGAATGTTAACGATGATCTTCATTTCAATTTGCTTACAACAAATGACGATGGCAATGAATTTGAAGGAACCAAATTCATAGAAGGCATTAATAATGAGTACTCGTTCGATTGTGGTGGAAATAATTTCGTTGATTGTGCTAATTTTCTTCTTCCATCGGAAGATTCAAGCTTCATGCAGCAACAAGATTTGCCAAAGagtaaaattttcataaaaaatgtcGATATTCTAAAGCAGCCACAATTCCAGGAGCAACATCATCCCCGAAGATCGACAAACTTCCTCCACCTACGAACCGTTGACGAATTGAATCTCATGAATAAGAATGAAGTTGAGAATCTCATTGCCCCAAATCTCGAACAGAACATGATCAATACCCAACAACAGCATTTGGTTACAAATTCATCGGAAAACTCAAAGAATTCCGAAGAAGTTTGTGGTTTTCGAATGATGAATTCGGATTCGAATTCATTTAACAAACCTCCAGATTTCCAGACACAACCGACTATCAGTTGGACCAGTGATTATGTTTTGGATGGATTGGATGCGATTATTGATTCGAATTCGTGCAGTGAACAAAAGAATCGTCATTACGATCTTAATACTCCACAGATTTCCATAATAGATGAGGTTCATGATGTTGGTGGTGGTAATGAAGATACTCATGATCCAGAAATCTTATTCGTTTGTGCTGAAGAACTTATAAATGATAACCGTGATCAGGATGATTGCATTAACAGTGATTCCATAGAAAGAGAACAGAGATCTTTTGAAATTGTAGAAATCATGGATGACCTGGAGCGAGACCAACCAAGTCGGGAATCACAACCAGAGCCGGTGATTTTGAATCTAGTCCCAGAAACAGTAGTAGATGATAAAGCAGAGAATATGCCATCATTAGATGTAGATCCAGTGATTGTGTCTCACGAAAAAGGTCGAATCTATGTTTCAGATAATCTAATGGAAGTGGATAAAGAGAGTTGTGGTGGTGTTCAAATTCAAGTTGTAGTTCAAGAACCAAGTGAACCAGTTAATGGTTTAAGTAATTTTGTACCAAAGCCACGAGGGCGACCGTTTGGATCGAATCGAACAGGGATAACAAAACTACGAAAACTGTATGGCAATAAACCGGCAGTGGTGGATACGAGTACAAAATGTGACTTTGAAGGTTGTTCGTTTCGTTTTAAGAAACCAGATGTCGCGGAATACCACAAACGGTGTCATAATACGTAAGTAgtgatgaattaatttttaattgaattgaataaaatttcttGTGTTTTTACAGGGAAGGATCTCGTCCGATGGTTTGTCCCGAGTGTAAATCTACAAACTTTTCCAACTGGAACACTCTGCATACCCATCTCTGGCGTACGCACAAAATCGACATGGAATTGCATAGTTGTGAGCTGTGCAACTTCAAAACACCAATTTATTCGAGATTAGTGAATACTCACAGTAAAATACATTCCGAAGAACGCAACTACAAGTGTGATCAATGTGAGAAGGCATTCAAAAATAGTAAACAGCTAAAGAATCACCGACGATGGCACCGAACCATTGCAATAGCGCCACCTCCCGATGTGCATCGATGCGAGGAATGTGGTGCGGCATTCTCACATTTGAAAACTTTACGAGAGCATTTTTGCAAAAGCGGTGATTTGTTTTGTTGTGAAGTATGCGGCAAGACTTTATCTTCAAGGTCATCGCTGAAGCTGCATATGCTGACACACGAATCGGCAAAGAAATTCAAGTGCAATTCATGTGATTATATGGCGAATGATCATAATGCTTTTAGGAGACATCGAATGACTCATGACAAGAGCAAGATGTACATTTGTCCGTTGTGTGATTATAAGTCAATTCAAAGTGTAGCTTTTCAGGTAAGTAATACACTTGGGTAGTGAATCTTTTGTTTCTAatcttttgtaatttttctctGCAGAAACATATAAGAATCAAGCATCCCGAGTCGGCGGATACAATTGTGCATAAGTGTAAATTTTGTCCATTTGCAACAATTAATGTTGGATTACTAACAGTTCATTTAGCTAAGCACAAGTTGCGAGAAgaagtagaaaaagaaaaacaaacaaaaacaatttcaaattcaaCTTCAACTCCAATTGCAATTAATGTTGCTATTGAATcgccgtcatcatcatcattgatgACAATGgctgaagaatttttttataattcttcgGATAGCAATAATGTTAGTAGTTCAAATTCAATTGCATCGACTACATCAGCTACAAGTGCAATTGTTCTTCCTGCTGCCGTTGTaacaacaaatacaaatacaacagAGCACCACCAACTAGAAAATTATAAGACCATTGAAAGTTCAACAATTATAGAGACTGATAATAACCAGCAacctagaaataaaattaaagttaagaGTGATTTAGTATTAACAGATCCGGCAAAATTCACATCGAATGTTGTGAGTCCATTGttattgcattgttttgatggTGCAGTAAGatgaaaattagtaaaaatatatatatacatagtATACCCTCAAATGTAaggtaaaataatgttttttgtattgtGCGCTACTTGACAAACAACTATTATTATGTACAAAGATGAACCAAACAAAATAGACGGAATCACTCCAGTTAGGCTGTAGTAATTGAATTGCTTCACTCTCCAGTCGCCGAATGTTCTAATTTTTAGAGATAAAGGATTAAAGGTAATCAAAGGTCAACTAGTTCCATTATTtggtttgaaataaaatatattgtattaacagttaaattttgtctataaaagaaaatgttactcatacgccacagtgaccggtTATGATTTAACGACTATCTCTTTAATACTTGAAttggaaatttgtttgttttaacggTATGCACAAATTTGAAACAATTCTGctcttggtttatttttttttaatacctttttGAATCCCATaaattatatgtacatatgtataatttATGGTATTCAAAAAGGTattaatgtacatatgtatagaTAATGTTTTTGCACGTAGGGTCGAACCACTACGAGCAGGGCaggtttttaaaaatgaaaatttcatcATTAAATCACACTCGAAAAAAAACGcttgtttcaaaaatatataaaattctcgtgtcgcagtgtttgttaccaaactcctccgaaacggctggaccgatttttatgaaattttgtgtgcttATAAGATAGGTttgagaatcggccaacatctattttttatACCTCTTAATTGTTAGGGTGGCcgagccaaattttttttttatattttattgaaacggtctttacgaatttttttgtgtatatcgGGTAAGTCCGAGAAttggccaacatctattttcatGCCActaaatggttagggtggtccaaccaaaattttttttatatatttttggaacgatttttatgaaattttgtgtgcataTCGGGTAAGTCTGAGAATCTACCAATATTTATTTAAGTGTGGCGGGTCAGCTAGTAAGACATAATAATCAGAAACAGTCAATATTTTGTATAGAACTCCGAAAACTGAATTTTAAGAAGAATGCCCTTAAAAAAGGAGTAAGTTAACCAGTATGTTCTATTATCTACATATATTAGATGCGTTtctttgggaatatttatctactgcttagtactaaGAGCTGCTgtaaactactttttcaatatagcaaaagtagttcaaagtagttttaaatcTAAGCAGTGGATATGTAAATGTTCCCAACGGAACGCAGCTATAATGAGAACACATTTTGAATAtgaattgattaaataaaagtGAGGGTGGAAAGTAAAAAATTAGTTGAAAGAAAATATTGTTAAGCGCCTTGAAAGTTATTGTAGGGCATGATCTAC
This DNA window, taken from Episyrphus balteatus chromosome 2, idEpiBalt1.1, whole genome shotgun sequence, encodes the following:
- the LOC129910153 gene encoding uncharacterized protein LOC129910153, giving the protein MNDNNNSFSSYDGYYCNNNFQFTDLTTPLDVNSSNHYFSSITEGFSSPQPFLSAVQQHQQQQPTAEPTQTQNQSLLSLHNNLLPFVQIHTTNAQPTNNNFGNIFRRQQNHEEIKSEEPIKSEQSDASAAITASQQQNPTNISTPPDCQANSTGNVTPPSSANNPVPNQQQQQQTQSTPQLTSAISIQRCTQCPYLCLQAESLEKHVASVHFRNNDESPQSECQNKKITCPGCDNIFYAKESLEVHLISDHLMCKNEAKQLLPDLSSEEQPRKSRIYLKNVEFLREPQRQQESILSLDDQGFCNAFQNGNDTNLLNLMCDGNDVIPIVAENPIPISISETQTDKQKISIKSVDVLREPALMRKDELNNFDFLPPASNNDDNHSDILCLDDGGINRYPSFIPSQSELDDLCQEQQQQQPQQQLQLQGEQILLNQESHQPLDKPRRPKIYIKNVDILKEPIFLPPNNLTNVLNVNDDLHFNLLTTNDDGNEFEGTKFIEGINNEYSFDCGGNNFVDCANFLLPSEDSSFMQQQDLPKSKIFIKNVDILKQPQFQEQHHPRRSTNFLHLRTVDELNLMNKNEVENLIAPNLEQNMINTQQQHLVTNSSENSKNSEEVCGFRMMNSDSNSFNKPPDFQTQPTISWTSDYVLDGLDAIIDSNSCSEQKNRHYDLNTPQISIIDEVHDVGGGNEDTHDPEILFVCAEELINDNRDQDDCINSDSIEREQRSFEIVEIMDDLERDQPSRESQPEPVILNLVPETVVDDKAENMPSLDVDPVIVSHEKGRIYVSDNLMEVDKESCGGVQIQVVVQEPSEPVNGLSNFVPKPRGRPFGSNRTGITKLRKLYGNKPAVVDTSTKCDFEGCSFRFKKPDVAEYHKRCHNTEGSRPMVCPECKSTNFSNWNTLHTHLWRTHKIDMELHSCELCNFKTPIYSRLVNTHSKIHSEERNYKCDQCEKAFKNSKQLKNHRRWHRTIAIAPPPDVHRCEECGAAFSHLKTLREHFCKSGDLFCCEVCGKTLSSRSSLKLHMLTHESAKKFKCNSCDYMANDHNAFRRHRMTHDKSKMYICPLCDYKSIQSVAFQKHIRIKHPESADTIVHKCKFCPFATINVGLLTVHLAKHKLREEVEKEKQTKTISNSTSTPIAINVAIESPSSSSLMTMAEEFFYNSSDSNNVSSSNSIASTTSATSAIVLPAAVVTTNTNTTEHHQLENYKTIESSTIIETDNNQQPRNKIKVKSDLVLTDPAKFTSNVVSPLLLHCFDGAVR